A genomic segment from Streptosporangium roseum DSM 43021 encodes:
- a CDS encoding DUF3117 domain-containing protein, whose translation MAAMKPRTGDGPLEVVKEGRGIVMRVPLEGGGRLVVELSADEASALGEELKKVVV comes from the coding sequence ATGGCGGCTATGAAGCCGAGGACCGGTGATGGTCCGCTGGAGGTCGTCAAAGAAGGCAGGGGAATCGTCATGCGGGTCCCTCTGGAGGGTGGCGGCCGGCTCGTCGTCGAACTCTCGGCAGACGAAGCCAGCGCCCTTGGTGAGGAATTGAAGAAGGTCGTCGTCTGA
- the dapE gene encoding succinyl-diaminopimelate desuccinylase: MSTRLDLTQDVGALTARIVDVESVSGDEKALADAVEEALRPLPHLSVHRDGEAIVARTELGRGERVVIAGHIDTVPVAGNLPSRVEGDLLYGCGTSDMKAGVAVALKLAAALREPSRDVTYVFYDCEEIEAERNGLLRLSRRHPALLAGDFAVLMEPTDGVIEGGCQGTLRAQITTRGKRAHSARSWLGVNAVHAAEPVLAILNAYRARLPVVDGLEYHEGLNAVAIGGGVAGNVIPDECVVTVNYRFAPDLSLEAAQEHVSEVFDGFEVRFTDGAAAARPGLTHPVAAAFLEAVGGTPRAKLGWTDVSLFSSLGVPAVNYGPGDPNLAHQRGEYVSLEKIADCERRMLGWLG, from the coding sequence ATGAGTACGCGTCTGGATCTCACACAGGATGTCGGGGCGCTCACCGCGCGGATCGTCGACGTCGAGTCGGTCAGCGGCGACGAGAAGGCACTGGCGGACGCGGTCGAGGAGGCCCTGCGCCCCCTCCCGCATCTGAGCGTGCACCGCGACGGCGAGGCGATCGTCGCCCGCACCGAGCTCGGCCGCGGCGAGCGGGTGGTGATCGCCGGGCACATCGACACCGTCCCGGTCGCCGGCAACCTGCCCAGCCGGGTCGAGGGCGACCTGCTGTACGGCTGCGGCACCTCGGACATGAAAGCCGGCGTCGCGGTCGCGCTGAAGCTGGCCGCGGCGCTCCGGGAGCCGAGCCGGGACGTCACCTACGTCTTCTACGACTGCGAGGAGATCGAGGCCGAGCGCAACGGCCTGCTCCGGCTCAGCCGCCGGCACCCCGCGTTGCTCGCGGGTGACTTCGCGGTGCTCATGGAGCCCACCGACGGCGTGATCGAGGGCGGCTGCCAGGGCACGCTCCGGGCCCAGATCACGACCCGTGGCAAGCGCGCGCACAGCGCGAGGTCCTGGCTCGGGGTCAACGCCGTCCACGCCGCCGAGCCGGTCCTCGCGATCCTGAACGCCTACCGGGCCAGGCTGCCGGTGGTGGACGGGCTGGAGTACCACGAGGGCCTGAACGCGGTGGCGATCGGCGGCGGCGTGGCCGGCAACGTGATCCCCGACGAGTGCGTGGTGACCGTCAACTACCGCTTCGCCCCCGACCTGTCCCTGGAGGCTGCCCAGGAGCACGTGAGCGAGGTGTTCGACGGCTTCGAGGTCCGGTTCACCGACGGGGCCGCGGCGGCGCGGCCCGGCCTGACCCATCCGGTGGCGGCGGCCTTCCTGGAGGCCGTCGGCGGCACCCCCAGGGCCAAACTCGGCTGGACCGATGTATCGCTGTTCTCCAGCCTTGGGGTCCCCGCCGTGAACTACGGTCCGGGCGACCCGAATCTGGCGCATCAGCGCGGGGAGTACGTCTCGCTGGAGAAGATCGCCGACTGCGAGCGCAGAATGCTCGGCTGGCTGGGCTGA
- a CDS encoding MFS transporter gives MRNVLLLALGAFTLGLDAYVMAGLLPVVAADLGTTVSLAGQMVTVFTLAYAVSAPLVTGLLSHLRPRTTLVAALALFSLGNGLTALAPSLALLLASRVLAGVGAGVYSALSTAAASALVPGERRGRALALVMGGMSSGTVLGVPLGVLLAGHTGWRATMWLITALGAAAMVGLAALLPPVPAEPPVPVRTRLAALTDRVVAPVVAVSFLAAVASLGLYTYLAPVLESAGGVHEVAPYLWAWGAGGVLGSVAVGPLVDRTGRVLALVGGVLAAIALTQALLPPLAGGMLPAAAVAMVIWGAAGWALQVPQQHRLLALRAERGTVALALNNSALYLGSAVGSALGGLALSAGIAAYALPWAASGVAALALVLHLATVTRGRRIRARRARGDAGPRPAGCTR, from the coding sequence GTGCGCAACGTCCTGCTCCTGGCCCTGGGGGCGTTCACTCTCGGCCTGGACGCGTATGTCATGGCAGGGCTGCTGCCTGTCGTGGCCGCGGATCTCGGCACCACGGTGTCGCTGGCCGGTCAGATGGTGACGGTGTTCACTCTCGCCTACGCCGTGTCGGCGCCGCTGGTCACGGGCCTGCTGTCGCACCTGCGGCCCAGAACGACGTTGGTGGCGGCCCTCGCGCTGTTCAGCCTCGGCAACGGGCTCACCGCGCTCGCCCCCTCGCTCGCCCTGCTGCTCGCCTCCCGGGTGCTGGCCGGAGTGGGCGCCGGGGTGTACTCGGCGCTGTCCACCGCCGCCGCCTCCGCGCTGGTGCCCGGGGAGCGGCGCGGGCGGGCGCTCGCCCTGGTGATGGGCGGGATGAGTTCCGGGACGGTGCTGGGAGTGCCGCTGGGGGTGCTGCTCGCCGGGCACACCGGCTGGCGGGCCACGATGTGGCTGATCACGGCGCTGGGCGCGGCCGCGATGGTCGGGCTGGCCGCGCTGCTGCCTCCGGTGCCGGCGGAGCCGCCCGTCCCGGTACGGACCCGGCTCGCGGCCTTGACCGACCGCGTGGTGGCTCCGGTGGTCGCGGTGTCGTTCCTGGCCGCCGTGGCCAGCCTCGGTCTCTACACCTATCTCGCGCCGGTGCTGGAGTCGGCGGGCGGCGTGCACGAGGTGGCGCCCTACCTGTGGGCCTGGGGGGCGGGCGGGGTGCTCGGAAGTGTCGCGGTGGGCCCGCTGGTCGACCGTACGGGTCGGGTCCTCGCGCTCGTGGGCGGGGTGCTCGCCGCGATCGCGCTGACGCAGGCGCTCCTGCCCCCGCTGGCCGGAGGGATGCTGCCCGCCGCGGCCGTGGCGATGGTGATCTGGGGTGCGGCGGGTTGGGCGCTCCAGGTGCCGCAGCAGCATCGGCTGCTCGCGCTGCGGGCCGAGCGCGGCACGGTCGCGCTGGCTCTGAACAACTCGGCTCTCTACTTGGGCAGCGCGGTCGGCTCGGCGCTGGGCGGGCTGGCCCTCTCGGCGGGCATCGCGGCGTACGCGCTGCCGTGGGCCGCCTCGGGGGTGGCGGCACTGGCGCTGGTGCTCCACCTCGCGACGGTGACCCGGGGACGGCGGATCCGGGCCCGCCGCGCGCGCGGCGATGCCGGACCGCGTCCGGCCGGCTGCACGCGATGA
- a CDS encoding 2,3,4,5-tetrahydropyridine-2,6-dicarboxylate N-succinyltransferase: MQTHSSPLPAAVDELWERRTELGPGDAEARSVVVGAVDMLDTGRARVAAVSPTGEVVVDERAKRAILLAFRVLGMARSQVGDFHHHDRVPLKTSFDGVRVVPGAIARWGAYVAPGVVLMPSFVNIGAYVDAGTMVDTWATVGSCAQIGKNVHLSGGVGIGGVLEPPNAVPVVVEDDALIGSRAMIVEGARVGRGAVVGAGTILSASMPVIDVRTGEELGRGRVPDWCVAVGGTRNREFPGGTFGLPCVLVLKRLREGRRHDKAELNEILREHGVNA, encoded by the coding sequence ATCCAGACCCATTCCAGCCCGCTGCCGGCGGCCGTCGACGAGCTGTGGGAGCGCCGGACCGAGCTGGGTCCCGGTGACGCCGAGGCGCGGAGCGTCGTCGTCGGCGCCGTCGACATGCTCGACACCGGCAGAGCCCGGGTCGCCGCCGTCTCCCCCACCGGCGAGGTGGTCGTGGACGAGCGGGCCAAGCGGGCCATCCTGCTGGCGTTCCGCGTGCTCGGCATGGCCAGGTCCCAGGTGGGAGACTTCCACCATCACGACCGCGTCCCGCTGAAGACCTCCTTCGACGGCGTCCGCGTGGTGCCCGGGGCGATCGCCCGCTGGGGCGCCTACGTCGCGCCCGGCGTGGTGCTGATGCCCTCCTTCGTCAACATCGGCGCCTACGTGGACGCCGGGACCATGGTGGACACCTGGGCCACGGTCGGCTCGTGCGCCCAGATCGGCAAGAACGTCCACCTGTCCGGCGGGGTCGGGATCGGCGGCGTCCTGGAGCCCCCGAACGCGGTCCCGGTGGTCGTCGAGGACGACGCGCTGATCGGCAGCCGCGCGATGATCGTGGAAGGGGCCCGGGTGGGCAGGGGCGCGGTGGTCGGCGCCGGCACCATCCTGTCCGCCTCGATGCCCGTCATCGACGTACGGACGGGTGAGGAGCTGGGCCGGGGCCGCGTCCCCGACTGGTGCGTGGCGGTCGGCGGCACCCGCAACCGGGAGTTCCCCGGTGGCACCTTCGGGCTGCCCTGCGTGCTGGTGCTCAAGCGCCTGCGGGAGGGGCGGCGGCACGACAAGGCGGAGCTCAACGAGATCCTCCGCGAGCACGGCGTCAACGCCTGA
- a CDS encoding MerR family transcriptional regulator, whose protein sequence is MLRIGELAALAGVTTRTIRHYHQVALLAEPPRTAAGYRLYGMADVVRLIRIRRLTALGMSLPDIGRVLSPRQDLREALADLDADLAREEEAVRRQRAMLAELMHTGRDPALTPEMGHIFAELEQIFPSHPLLERERETITLLEAAAPEAARALTGVYRMSMGDERLQRRMWDIGLRFEALQDASPDDPEVAALAAELADALRPFMDAVSAGDRAAAGPGGPAGAVAGETLSAMMVGSLSPAQRRVVELLTP, encoded by the coding sequence GTGTTACGCATCGGCGAACTGGCCGCGCTGGCCGGCGTCACGACCAGGACGATCCGCCACTACCACCAGGTGGCGCTGCTGGCCGAACCCCCGCGGACCGCGGCGGGCTACCGGCTGTACGGCATGGCCGACGTGGTCCGCCTGATCAGGATCCGCCGGCTGACGGCCCTCGGCATGAGCCTTCCCGACATCGGCCGGGTGCTCAGTCCCAGGCAGGACCTGCGCGAGGCGCTGGCGGATCTGGACGCCGACCTGGCCAGGGAGGAGGAGGCCGTCCGGCGGCAGCGGGCCATGCTCGCCGAGCTCATGCACACCGGTCGCGATCCGGCGCTGACGCCGGAGATGGGCCACATCTTCGCCGAGCTGGAACAGATCTTCCCCTCCCACCCACTGCTGGAGCGGGAACGGGAGACGATCACCCTGCTGGAGGCGGCGGCGCCGGAGGCGGCACGGGCGCTGACCGGCGTCTACCGGATGTCGATGGGCGACGAGAGGCTCCAGCGCCGGATGTGGGACATCGGGCTCCGGTTCGAGGCGCTGCAGGACGCCTCCCCCGACGACCCGGAGGTCGCGGCGCTCGCCGCCGAGCTGGCCGACGCGCTGCGCCCCTTCATGGACGCCGTGTCGGCCGGCGACCGTGCGGCGGCCGGGCCCGGCGGCCCGGCGGGGGCCGTGGCGGGAGAGACGCTCAGCGCGATGATGGTCGGCTCCCTGTCACCCGCCCAGCGCAGGGTCGTCGAGCTCCTCACGCCCTGA
- a CDS encoding DUF4178 domain-containing protein, producing the protein MTPEVAAILGLSAVTLVLLLGAFFATTRQDRKPRKAEPPGDTPLQPAEVAPPPQPSAGHVGIDYPDPRTIKVGDTIDCQSVRTRVLGAMYLSWQGNQWTEYLLDDGTRRYQWLSIETRAGLNPGDPPHLEVLLWTPVPTQGMIPAKTTLSVEGVEFFPVDRGTAAFRGEGVTSMPERGLLDFADYRAADGRLLCFERLQGQPWSSSYAQPLPPGSIKIEKKG; encoded by the coding sequence ATGACCCCTGAGGTCGCCGCGATACTCGGACTGAGCGCAGTGACACTGGTTCTTTTGCTTGGCGCGTTCTTCGCGACCACGCGTCAGGACAGGAAGCCGCGCAAGGCGGAGCCGCCCGGCGATACCCCCCTCCAGCCGGCCGAGGTCGCGCCGCCGCCTCAGCCGAGCGCGGGCCATGTCGGCATCGACTACCCCGACCCCCGCACGATCAAGGTGGGCGACACGATCGACTGCCAGAGCGTGCGGACCCGCGTCCTGGGCGCGATGTACCTGTCATGGCAGGGAAACCAGTGGACGGAGTACCTGCTCGACGACGGGACCCGCCGCTACCAGTGGCTGTCGATCGAGACGCGTGCCGGCCTGAACCCGGGTGACCCGCCCCACCTCGAGGTGCTGCTGTGGACGCCGGTGCCCACGCAGGGCATGATCCCGGCCAAGACCACGCTGAGCGTCGAGGGAGTCGAGTTCTTCCCGGTGGACCGCGGGACCGCGGCCTTCCGCGGGGAGGGCGTCACCTCGATGCCCGAGCGGGGCCTGCTCGACTTCGCCGACTACCGGGCCGCCGACGGCCGCCTGCTCTGCTTCGAGCGGCTCCAGGGACAGCCCTGGAGCTCCTCCTACGCCCAGCCGCTGCCGCCGGGCTCCATCAAGATCGAGAAGAAGGGCTAG
- a CDS encoding LysR family transcriptional regulator produces MNTEDGLDGLDVELRHLRGFVAVMEERSFTYAAHRLRIGQPALTRTVRALEEAVGARLLDRSTRRVEPTEAGRRLYRDLGALLPRLGEALRALCAKATLRLGFTWLLPAACSSLVSAFEAETGAGVRLVRRDSALAGLDTGEADVAVLRGDPADGSLRVTTLFHEPRVAAVSRSAGGAAAAVARRRVMDWTELAGLPLVVNTVSGTVRPEHWPEGHRPSLACTSGNFDEWLEAVAAGHGIGVAPESVIHRQPHPDVRFVRLKNAPPEAVRLAVPARGAHPLAAHFLKLADRAGSQRR; encoded by the coding sequence ATGAATACGGAAGACGGCCTGGACGGCCTGGATGTGGAGCTGCGACACCTGCGCGGGTTCGTCGCGGTCATGGAGGAACGGAGCTTCACCTACGCCGCCCACCGGCTGCGCATCGGCCAGCCGGCCCTGACACGCACGGTTCGAGCGCTGGAGGAGGCCGTCGGCGCCCGGCTCCTGGATCGCTCTACCCGCCGGGTGGAGCCGACCGAAGCGGGACGGCGTCTCTACCGGGACCTCGGCGCCCTGCTGCCCCGGCTGGGAGAGGCCCTGCGTGCTCTCTGTGCCAAGGCCACGTTACGACTGGGCTTCACCTGGCTGCTGCCCGCGGCGTGCTCCTCATTGGTCTCGGCGTTCGAGGCGGAGACCGGTGCGGGCGTACGGCTGGTGCGCCGCGACTCCGCACTGGCCGGCCTCGACACCGGGGAGGCCGACGTCGCGGTGCTACGCGGCGATCCGGCCGACGGCTCCCTGCGCGTCACGACGCTCTTCCACGAGCCGAGGGTCGCCGCGGTCTCCCGCTCCGCCGGCGGGGCCGCCGCCGCCGTGGCACGCCGCCGGGTGATGGACTGGACGGAGCTGGCCGGCCTTCCGCTGGTCGTCAACACCGTGAGCGGCACCGTCCGGCCGGAGCACTGGCCCGAGGGGCACCGGCCCAGCCTCGCCTGCACCAGTGGCAACTTCGACGAGTGGCTGGAGGCGGTGGCGGCCGGCCACGGGATCGGGGTGGCCCCGGAATCGGTCATACATCGGCAGCCGCACCCGGACGTCCGCTTCGTCCGGCTGAAGAACGCCCCGCCGGAGGCCGTGCGCCTGGCCGTTCCGGCCCGCGGCGCGCACCCACTGGCCGCGCACTTCCTCAAGCTGGCGGACAGGGCCGGATCACAGCGGCGCTGA
- the dapC gene encoding succinyldiaminopimelate transaminase, with the protein MIGLPDFPWDRLTPLKELAQSHPEGIVDLSVGTPVDPVPAVVRQALADASDSPGYPLTYGTERLRSAAAGWLRRRHGVTLDQADVLPLIGSKEFVAWLPTLLGIGSGQRVIFPELAYPTYDVGARLAGAEPYATDGLLALGPERVPLVWVNSPSNPTGKVLPAEHLRKVVSWAREHGAVVASDECYIELGWEERPVSILHPDVCGGSHEGLLAVHSLSKRSNLAGYRAGFVAGDPALIRRLLEVRKHAGMLMPAPVQAAMAVALDDDEHAEEQRARYAARRAALRPALEAAGWEIEHSTAGLYLWASNGTDCWKQVRALADKGILVAPGDFYGEAGGGHIRIAVTASDERISAAVRRLQ; encoded by the coding sequence GTGATCGGCCTGCCGGATTTCCCATGGGATCGGCTCACGCCGCTTAAGGAGCTGGCGCAGTCGCATCCTGAGGGGATCGTCGACCTCTCGGTCGGCACCCCCGTCGACCCGGTGCCGGCCGTCGTACGGCAGGCGCTGGCGGACGCCTCCGACAGTCCGGGCTACCCGCTCACCTACGGCACCGAGCGGCTCCGCTCCGCCGCGGCGGGCTGGCTGCGGCGCCGGCACGGCGTGACCCTGGACCAGGCGGACGTGCTGCCGCTGATCGGCTCCAAGGAGTTCGTGGCCTGGCTGCCGACGCTGCTGGGCATCGGTTCCGGCCAGCGCGTGATCTTCCCCGAGCTGGCCTACCCCACCTACGACGTGGGCGCCCGTCTCGCGGGCGCCGAGCCGTACGCCACCGACGGGCTGCTGGCGCTCGGGCCCGAGCGGGTGCCGCTGGTCTGGGTGAACTCCCCGTCCAACCCGACGGGCAAGGTCCTGCCCGCCGAGCACCTGCGCAAGGTCGTCTCGTGGGCGCGCGAGCACGGCGCGGTCGTGGCCTCCGACGAGTGCTACATCGAGCTGGGCTGGGAGGAGCGGCCGGTCTCGATCCTGCACCCGGACGTGTGCGGCGGGTCGCACGAGGGCCTGCTCGCGGTGCACTCGCTGTCCAAGCGCTCCAACCTGGCGGGCTACCGTGCCGGGTTCGTCGCGGGCGACCCGGCGCTGATCCGGCGGCTGCTGGAGGTCCGCAAGCACGCCGGCATGCTCATGCCGGCGCCGGTCCAGGCGGCGATGGCCGTGGCCCTGGACGACGACGAGCACGCCGAGGAGCAGCGCGCCCGTTACGCCGCCCGCCGGGCGGCGCTCCGTCCCGCCCTGGAGGCGGCCGGCTGGGAGATCGAGCACTCCACCGCGGGCCTGTACCTGTGGGCGTCCAACGGCACGGACTGCTGGAAGCAGGTGCGCGCGCTGGCCGATAAGGGGATTTTGGTGGCACCCGGTGATTTCTACGGAGAAGCCGGTGGCGGACATATCCGAATTGCCGTGACCGCGAGCGACGAACGCATCAGTGCGGCGGTCCGCCGCCTCCAGTAG
- a CDS encoding PaaX family transcriptional regulator yields MNARAALFDLYGDHLRSRGGRASVAALVRLLAPLDIAPPAVRTAVSRMVRQGWLTPSRLPQGPGYEVTPRCVRRLDETALRIYRVGTITWTGRWHMLVVEPVRERPRRERLKADLAFLGYAPLSETTWIGPRPSPELGALLAGEDIHADRFDAVLDGDPRALVARTWDLESIGSAYEEWLSRAVDLVGALPGDAADDRVFATRSRLLHGWRNFLFRDPGLPADLLPPGWPGEKARAYFEQEAARLLPAAAAFVDHHLTEP; encoded by the coding sequence GTGAACGCCCGTGCCGCTCTCTTCGATCTGTATGGGGACCATCTGCGGTCCCGAGGCGGTCGCGCGTCCGTAGCCGCCCTCGTCCGCCTGCTCGCACCGTTGGATATCGCCCCTCCCGCCGTCCGTACCGCCGTCTCGCGGATGGTGCGGCAGGGCTGGCTGACCCCCTCCCGGCTGCCGCAGGGGCCCGGCTACGAGGTCACCCCCAGATGCGTGCGCCGTCTCGACGAGACGGCGCTGAGAATTTACCGAGTTGGGACGATCACCTGGACGGGCCGGTGGCACATGCTCGTGGTCGAACCGGTGCGCGAGCGGCCCCGCCGGGAGCGCCTGAAGGCCGATCTGGCCTTTCTCGGCTACGCCCCGCTGTCGGAGACGACCTGGATAGGTCCGCGCCCCTCCCCCGAGCTCGGCGCGCTCCTCGCCGGGGAGGACATCCACGCCGACCGGTTCGACGCGGTGCTCGACGGCGACCCCAGGGCGCTGGTCGCCAGGACCTGGGATCTGGAGAGCATCGGCTCGGCCTACGAGGAATGGCTGTCCCGGGCGGTCGACCTGGTCGGCGCGCTGCCCGGCGACGCCGCCGACGACCGGGTGTTCGCCACCCGGAGCAGGCTGCTGCACGGCTGGCGCAACTTCCTGTTCCGGGACCCCGGGCTCCCCGCCGACCTCCTGCCGCCGGGCTGGCCCGGCGAGAAGGCCAGGGCCTACTTCGAGCAGGAGGCGGCCCGCCTGCTCCCCGCCGCCGCCGCGTTCGTCGACCACCATCTGACCGAGCCGTAG
- a CDS encoding TIGR00730 family Rossman fold protein codes for MFICVFLASSQKIDNKYLTLAEEVGAELARRGHALVSGGAKVSCMGAVARAARAGGGRTIGVIPQALVDIEVADEESDELIVTTDMRERKGIMDARSDAFLVLPGGIGTLEELFEIWTSRTIGLHDKPLVLLDPWGVYAPLRSLVEGMHEQGFTRPDVFDAISWTTTVEEAFRHLEKTTTYLVPSAEELGEATAG; via the coding sequence GTGTTCATTTGTGTATTCCTGGCATCGAGTCAGAAGATCGACAACAAGTATCTGACCCTGGCCGAGGAGGTCGGCGCCGAGCTGGCCAGGCGGGGGCACGCACTAGTGAGCGGGGGCGCCAAGGTCTCCTGCATGGGCGCGGTGGCACGGGCGGCACGCGCGGGCGGGGGCCGGACCATCGGGGTGATCCCGCAGGCCCTGGTGGACATCGAGGTCGCCGACGAGGAGTCCGACGAGCTGATCGTCACCACCGACATGCGTGAGCGCAAGGGCATCATGGACGCCCGCTCCGATGCCTTCCTGGTCCTGCCCGGCGGCATCGGGACGCTGGAGGAGCTGTTCGAGATCTGGACGTCGCGGACGATCGGCCTGCACGACAAGCCGCTGGTGCTCCTCGACCCGTGGGGCGTCTACGCGCCGTTGAGGAGCCTGGTGGAGGGGATGCACGAGCAGGGGTTCACCCGGCCGGACGTCTTCGACGCGATCTCCTGGACCACCACGGTCGAGGAGGCGTTCCGGCACCTGGAGAAGACGACCACGTACCTGGTGCCCAGCGCCGAGGAGCTAGGCGAGGCCACGGCGGGTTAG
- a CDS encoding enoyl-CoA hydratase-related protein, translating to MNDVLYSVDDDAVATITLDRPEAMNSLTVRAKTDLLEALTMASQAYAVRAVLLTGSGRAFCAGQDLNEHAANLEAGRGLNDTVRTHYNPIIRTITEMGKPVVAAVNGVAAGAGASLAFACDLRIASDRAKFAMAFTGIGLAPDSGASWTLQRLVGPARAAELLLLGEPFDAARALELGIVSKVVPADELATAAHALAVRLAQGPTSAYAATKRALGAAASGSLADALALEADLQDACAKTADHLNATRAFLNKERPVFEGR from the coding sequence TTGAACGACGTTCTCTACTCCGTCGACGACGACGCCGTCGCCACCATCACCCTGGACCGGCCGGAGGCGATGAACTCGCTGACGGTACGGGCGAAGACCGACCTCCTTGAGGCCCTGACCATGGCCTCGCAGGCCTACGCCGTACGGGCGGTGCTGCTGACCGGGTCGGGCCGGGCGTTCTGCGCGGGCCAGGACCTGAACGAGCACGCCGCCAACCTGGAGGCGGGCCGGGGCCTGAACGACACCGTGCGCACGCACTACAACCCGATCATCCGCACGATCACCGAGATGGGCAAGCCGGTCGTCGCGGCGGTGAACGGCGTCGCCGCGGGCGCGGGCGCCTCCCTGGCCTTCGCCTGCGACCTGCGGATCGCCTCCGACAGGGCGAAGTTCGCGATGGCCTTCACCGGCATCGGCCTGGCCCCGGACTCCGGCGCGTCCTGGACGCTCCAGCGCCTAGTCGGCCCGGCCCGCGCGGCCGAGCTCCTGCTGCTCGGCGAGCCCTTCGACGCGGCCCGCGCGCTGGAGCTCGGCATCGTCTCCAAGGTCGTCCCCGCCGACGAGCTGGCCACCGCGGCCCACGCCCTGGCCGTACGGCTGGCACAGGGCCCGACGAGCGCCTACGCCGCCACCAAGCGGGCCCTGGGGGCCGCCGCGAGCGGTTCGCTGGCCGACGCCCTGGCCCTGGAGGCCGACCTCCAGGACGCCTGCGCCAAGACCGCCGACCATCTGAACGCCACCCGCGCCTTCCTCAACAAGGAGCGCCCCGTCTTCGAGGGCCGCTAG
- a CDS encoding DNA-3-methyladenine glycosylase I, whose protein sequence is MTESVEPVRCGWVSSAPDYLAYHDEEWGRRVEGDDRVFERLTLEAFQSGLSWITILRKRENFRAAFAGFSIPAVAAFGPSDVDRLLADTGIVRNRAKIEAAIANARAALDVGLSDLVWRHADPASPVPKTLADVPAHTPGSKALAKELRSHGFRFVGPTTAYALMQAIGLVNDHLSDCWVRDAGS, encoded by the coding sequence ATGACCGAGTCCGTGGAGCCCGTCCGCTGCGGCTGGGTGAGCTCGGCCCCCGACTACCTCGCCTACCACGACGAGGAGTGGGGCCGCAGGGTCGAGGGCGACGACCGCGTGTTCGAGCGGCTCACCCTGGAGGCCTTCCAGTCCGGCCTGTCATGGATCACGATCCTGCGCAAGCGGGAGAACTTCCGGGCCGCCTTCGCCGGGTTCTCGATCCCGGCCGTGGCGGCGTTCGGCCCGTCCGACGTGGATCGCCTGCTGGCCGACACCGGCATCGTCCGCAACCGGGCCAAGATCGAGGCCGCGATCGCCAACGCCAGGGCCGCCCTCGACGTCGGCCTGTCCGACCTCGTCTGGCGTCACGCCGACCCGGCCTCCCCCGTCCCGAAGACCCTGGCGGACGTGCCCGCCCATACTCCCGGCTCCAAGGCGCTCGCCAAGGAGCTCAGGTCGCACGGCTTCCGGTTCGTCGGCCCCACCACCGCCTACGCGCTGATGCAGGCCATCGGCCTGGTCAACGACCACCTGTCCGACTGCTGGGTGCGCGACGCGGGCAGCTAG
- a CDS encoding TIGR00730 family Rossman fold protein, with amino-acid sequence MKKTRPERRQGAAVVRGDLVSDSTHDQRLLDRRGPADWLHMDPWRVMRIQAEFVEGFGQLAELPQAVTVFGSARSPEDTPEYEMGVQIGRKLSEAGYAVITGGGPGCMEAANKGAREAGGVSVGLGIELPFEQHMNEYVDLGIEFRYFFVRKTMFVKYSCGFVALPGGFGTMDELFEALTLVQTRKVTSFPVVLMGTEFWGGLLDWIKNTLVSSGKISLADVDLVHVTDDVDEAVRIIADADRNRAERLREEQRAVRNTVGDAQ; translated from the coding sequence ATGAAGAAGACACGTCCGGAACGCCGTCAGGGAGCCGCCGTGGTCCGCGGCGATCTCGTCTCCGACTCCACCCATGACCAGCGGCTTCTTGATCGCAGAGGCCCGGCCGACTGGCTGCACATGGACCCGTGGCGGGTGATGCGCATCCAGGCGGAGTTCGTGGAGGGCTTCGGTCAGCTCGCCGAGCTTCCTCAGGCGGTGACCGTCTTCGGGTCCGCCCGTAGTCCCGAGGACACGCCCGAGTATGAGATGGGCGTCCAGATTGGCCGGAAACTCTCCGAGGCGGGCTACGCCGTGATCACCGGTGGCGGCCCCGGCTGCATGGAGGCGGCCAACAAGGGAGCCAGGGAGGCGGGCGGGGTCTCCGTCGGCCTCGGCATCGAACTCCCCTTCGAGCAGCACATGAACGAATACGTGGATCTCGGCATCGAGTTCCGCTACTTCTTCGTCCGCAAGACCATGTTCGTGAAGTACTCCTGCGGCTTCGTCGCGCTGCCGGGCGGCTTCGGCACGATGGACGAGCTGTTCGAGGCGCTGACGCTGGTCCAGACGCGCAAGGTCACCTCCTTCCCCGTCGTGCTGATGGGCACGGAGTTCTGGGGAGGGCTGCTCGACTGGATCAAGAACACCCTCGTGTCCAGCGGCAAGATCTCCCTGGCTGACGTGGATCTCGTCCACGTCACCGACGACGTGGACGAGGCCGTACGGATCATCGCCGACGCCGACCGGAACAGGGCGGAGCGGCTCAGGGAGGAACAGCGGGCGGTCCGTAACACGGTCGGCGACGCCCAATAG